ATCCTTTTTGCGATGTCCTTCTCTGAGGGTCATGATCCAATGAGTCAGTGCCTttcatcaaataaacaaaattcgAAAAAAGAAATAGTTTTTAGCAACATTTAAGTTCTTACACTTTGCCCAAGCATTTAACCAAATATTTTGGATAAGAACTCAAAGCCACATAGTGAATCAGAGGTACACAGACCTTGAGGGTGCTCTGAGGTGACACCTTCCATGCTGGCAAATACATCAGTCATTACACTGTCATCATTTCAAGGTCTTTGATTTTCACCATGTAGAACAAGTGTGTGAACAGTACAGAAAGTCAAACAGCTGAGATAATATGACACAAAATCGTTGTGATGTTCAGGTGTTCATATGGTGCAGAAAGCCCCACTTAAATTCTTTCCAAAAAATCTTAACAGTGTTGAACACTTGGCTGACGACAGCCATCTCTGATCTTGGTCTAAACATACCATTTTCACCTCCAAAGCCTGACACAGCCATAGCCAACATTTataactcagtttttttttcatctgtatgAAGCTGAAACATGTTCCTGCGGTTTTCTGTCCATATTCTGAGCTAAATATCTACTGCTCCTGTATTGGATAATAAACTTTCTACAGCTCCTAATATGCAAGACAAATGATTAATAACCCAGCCCTACCACACAGATTGAActgccattttgtttcactgaatcactgaataAATCTGACATGAGGGGAGCAtttcagaggtctggaaccaggctACGCAGGACATCATACTGTTCACTCCATATGCTagatatttgttgttgttgttgttgcagctttgaaaaatattcatttgttatttaattaatttttttaaaaaatttaaactaaTACCATTCTAAATAAGCTCATGACCTTTGTGCATCTTTACATCtagctgtgcagcagctgctggcaaACTGGTACCCAGTCAGAGCTTTATAGGAGCTAAAGTCATTGAAGCGACAGTAGATACACAGTCAGCCAAGaatatggaaaaaagaaacacaaaacatttttcagcttttcagttAAGAAGCGTCTTTAAGTTTCAGAACCTATAGCAACAGAGGCTGCCTAGAAGATGGATTGGCACACACAAAAGGCCTTTTTCACATCAGATAATTTTTTGAAAGTGTTACTGAGAACATCAATGTTCCATTCACgtgtcccagtaagccatgacagtgtggcAGTGAGCCACCAGGTGCAGTACCAGGAcgctgaaactgaagcagctgaatggAATTAAAccattattaattttattatttatacctactgtgacatgtcaaaatctctgctgtgaaaaaggcagaTGATGTGTAACAGTGCATCCTACCAGCATGTTTAGGCTCCACTTTGCTGTGTGAatccaaaacatgaaaaaaacaaataaaaaaaaacaaaacaaagaaagacacaaacctCAGAATATGGGACAGCCAGGCATCATGTCAGTAATAACCTCAACCAAAAATGATCAGTTACATGTTAAACATGGCTACATAAGAATTATATATGAAAAGAGAACTTTTTTCAACATAGAATAACAGTggatataaaaacaaagaaatgtaaagaaTTAAGTTTACATTGTCAATGTCTTGCAATTTACAATGCATTCAAGAAACTGCCATTTCAGTCATTTGAGCCGTGAAACGCGTACACCTGCACGGTTAGAGCTTCAGAAGCAACAATTATTGTATGAATCCTACAATAACACTATCTTTTTATGGGGTAGCGGTCTCCAAAtgctttttcatttacatttcaaacagGAGTTTTCATGCTAAGGTTATTTTGTGAGATGTCGGAATATTTTTTGAAATCAAATAGCATAAATACCTACAGTTAGATAGCATCATATTCTTTGGTAAAGGAGAATGAAAAGGATGTTTGTATGTGACATTTCAGTAACTTCTGTTAACACTACACACATCAACAAAACAAGTGATAAAAGGCCCTGTACACCAGTATCaaaatacaacaataataaaaagtgATAGTATCAAAGTTTCCACAGTACAATACATACGACAGATTATTGCACCAAATTGAACAATTTAAAATTCTGTCATGAGAGAGCAACTCAGTGAAGCTGTATTATTTCTTCACTCCACTCATACCAAAAACTGAATGATCATCAGGGCAAGTTGTATATAATAGAGTGGCAAGTAGTCCAATAGCCAACCGGTTATTTTGGATCAAAATTGTATTTGACTACATGTGATTGACTGTATTTACGATGCATTAAGCATGCTGTGAAATAACTAATGTCAAACCAATTAAACTATTGCATCTCTTCATTTTTGTCCTTAAGCCTGTTTGAACTAAATTATATCATGTTACatcaacatttcacaaaaacacCAGCTTCCCCAAGAGTCAAATCCAAGTCCTCTACAGGGTTATGATAAtgtacctaaaaaaaaaacacaacataataaatagcaacattaaaaaaaatcagatgatttgaccttgtgattttttttttatactgacGGATTGACTGTGCAAAGTAAGAAGCAACATGTAGAAATTAAAACATGAATACTTAAttcaaaattttaaaacattgttATAACTTGGTGTGATGATTGTAAATAAATGAGACCATTACTGAGATGATTAGCCACTACCACACCCTGTGGCAGTGGTCATAAATACTCCATTAGTCTCCACAAACATAGCTATGAGTTGTTATTCTCTGGCACATGTTGACGAGGACGAACAGTCTGGaagtaatttttctttttactgttaactgttctcctctgtctccaacAGGTTTGGCTCTTTGCTCTGGAGGAACAGGGTCTGTCTGCAGATTTCCCACCGGCtcacatggtaaaaaaaaaaaaaaaaaaaatgcagaatatcGGCCAGCAGTGGGTGACAGCCTCCTCAGTGACGGTCTCATTTGTTCACGATAACTTCCTCAGCATTAAATGTGTGCAACAAAAACGAATAACATAATTGGTGCTTTAGTTTATGTAAATATCTGTCACACAAATGTCACAtcaaataaatgataataataataataaatgttttttaagaTAGTTTgggtaaaatattttttacaacTACAATGTAAATGCCATATCAATCATCGTCAGTGCATTCAGCGACACATTCATGTTGCAAAGATgatattttgaattttcttgGGACAAATGTGACATTAAAGCAAAAACTACCTTTATCTGTATTTGAACTTTGCTTCTTcactaagtttttttttttttttcagactaaaTATGCATCCAGTGGTTTTTTATGTATAACACAAAAGATACAGTCTTTCTTTGGGGGACAGACTTTCATTACAATGTGAAGAGACAAAGTAAAGCAATGTAGTCTCTCTCAGTATATATCTATTAGGAGTCACAAAGATATGAAACTGACCTGATTTGGCCAGATTTTGTTGTATGAGTTGGGACATTACaagaaaaatgataaaatttaGTTGGATTTGATAATAACCACAAAATAAACTTCTTAGAAATATTGCTGAGAGACATTTTAAGACTGGCtgtaaaactgaacaaaaatataTCTAAGCAGGAGGAATCAAAAATTGTCAGGTATCGAAAGTTGGAAATAAATATATTGTCAGATTTTTAGTCCTGTTTACTTATTCTTTTATCAGATATTACCAGATTTAAATCACAATGTTGCTAATTTAAGACAGTATTTTACTTAGGTGAAGCTTTTCTTTTGCTGCTTTAATGTGAGACAAAATTAAACACAGATGCTTTTGAGAAATTTGGGGTATTACGTaaatctgaggaaaaaaatggggTTGTGTACAAAAACAGATATAAGACGTGTAATTTTGGTAACTGTAGCAGCACCCGTCCCATGGCAAGCTAACAAAACCATTTCCACCAGAAGTACACAAACAAGTTTCCCATTTTTACAGTGAGTCTAACAGCGAGTAGACTTTTTGAACTGTCTGGTGGCCAAGCTGAGCTACCTCAGATTTTACTATTAAGAAGAGCGATCAAGTATCAAGCATCAAGCAGAACATATAAACACTGCTCTTCCACATGTTTACTCACAAAGAAACTTTTCCATGGTGATTAACGAGCAAATGAGGCAACCGCAGTCCACATTAACCAATTTTTAGGAGGCTGTAATAAAAAGCAGGAGGTGAACTGAGCTGCTGCAAAATTTTGTTTGGAGTTGAATTTCTCACAAGAATCTGTGAGTTGACTCAGCTGCTTTCATAATATTTGCATGCAAATAATATGTAGACATTTTGTGAGGTGACCTTTAGAGAGTGAACAGTCTAAGAGTTTATTAGCAGGAgtcatgtttctttttaatgtgaAGTCTGTAGCTGTGAAAGGTTGAATTAATTCGATTTCAGTTGTGGGGTGCTGTTAGCCTGAGGGATTATCTGTACATCTAACGATGAAGTGCCATTGAGCAAGACACTTAATCCCCAACTTTTCTTACACATTGCCCCTTTAAAGAGCAAGTGCAAGAACAAGAGTGACTATCCAACAACATTAGCTAATAGGATATTCAAACTGTAGTGTGATGAACATACAAAGTAAAATTTATCCTTGTTTCGTGGTGTAAATCCCAGCAAATCTTCTCAACGATGGTCTCCTTTGTTCACAGAAATTAAACGTTTTAAAATGGATGTTTTAACCCTTTGTTGATGTTAAAATGCTACATATAGCACACTGAAAATTTAACTTGTCATGAATTCACACTACAGTTGTTCACACTACCTTTGCTCCATGAACATCTGGTTTTACTTCTTTCCCCAAGAACACAGATACAGCAATGAGTAGTTCAAACCTTTCACAGGCTTTAGATCTCCAGCAGTAGCACTGAAAACTAACAGTATTATATCAGGTGGCAGGCACACAGATGACACCAACATAAATCATAGAAAATTTCCTCCTCTCAGTCTCAGGGCAGTCTGAGAAAGAATACAGTCACCCCCAGTATCTGGCAGGAAACCTGTACACATGCGTCTCTTATTCCACTGATGGAGGGCGAGTAGAAAGAGGGTAGAGCTTTTACTCATTAGCTGTCTTCTCTTTGCAGGAAGGTTCACAGAGGATTTCTTTGTGTGGTAGAGGATAAGGGAAAGCCGCTCCGCTGCAGTTGCTACCATAAGCCAGTTTGTTGAGGCGAGAGAGGCCTTTGATGCTGCCAGGAGGCCGTCCAGGGCTGACCTTGTAACCCGCTGCTCTGGTCGTACCTAGAGGCCTTCCCGGGCTCGTCTTAAAACCAGCAGCTCTGGTGGTGCCGAGGGGTCGCCCCGTGCTGGTTCTGTATCCGGCTAGCTTGGTGGTTCCCAAAGGCCTCCCGCGTCTGCCCGTCTTCCCAGCAgccttgttcttcttcttgggGTCGTCTGGTGCTTGATCAGTGCTTTTAATGCCTGGTAGTTTTCCAGGTGAGCGGTGGTCACCCCCtagcacttcctgtctctggcACACCATGGGCTTGTGGCTCTGGGTGGGTAAGGCCATGGGCGTCAGCGTCATCTGAAGCGACGacggagggggaggagggtaGAACTTATTGGACTGGGAGGTGCACAGGTCAAAGTGGGAGGTGGGGTGGTGGCTGTCCTCAGCTAGGCATGACGGCCTGCTATTCATGCAGAAGTCACTGCTTGTCACCTGGCGCATCATCGTCTGCTGGGAGTTGGAAAAATGTTGTAAGTGGGTTGTACTCACACAAAGATAAAAGGACAAACCTGGACACACTTAGGGCTTTACAAGCTTGCATTTCTTAGGGTTTGAGTAAGTCCAAAGCCTAAGATTTGAAAGGGGAAATGAGGACATCCCTACATAAAGAAAGTCTAGCCTTGTTTGGGACTGTCTCATTCACCGCAGAGGGAGACAGTCCTGAATGATTTAGGGGCAGGCTAATGTGCGCTGCCCTTTATAAGAGCTGAGGAAGTTAACCAGAGCTGCATCTTCTAACTTCAGCAATGTTTTCTGTTCACCTTGCCATTGCTTTTTTCTGTCAGGGTGTCTGGATGTGTGCCTGTGCTTTCCTGAAAATCCTGCGTAGAATCCAGGTTCACATactgtttgttgtatttgttgtgaATAAAATTCCCTATTATTATAAATGTATTCATAAAAAAGCCGTTTTATAAATAGATTGTGGTTCAGATGTCCAGCAGCCCTTTCCCTGAGGGTAGGCAATCACACAGTCCTTTGGACAGGTATCCCTAatgcagaggtgtccaaactgctccacaaatgtggctgcaggtttttgttccaaccaatcaagagcacacagtttgaccaatcaactgtctgaagactgagatcagttgattaaattaGTCAAGTCCGGTGttctgctgcttggttggaacaaaaacctgcagccctttgtggaacagtttggacacctctgcccTAATGAATTAAAGAGCTAAAAAGACAAGCCAAGTGTCATGGTGgaggaggattttccacaaccCGGCAACCCAAAAGCTCTTATTATTAGCATAGTAAAGTAAATTACATATTAACCATAAACAAAGCTATCAATTAAAGTCTAGAAATGGCACCTTACCAGAAAGTGATGCCACTTCAACAACACAATGCTCTTAACTAACGCGAGGCTATAAATACTTTTCATAAAGCAACAAAGTCGGAGTGCTGCTGATGAGATTCCTGTCTCATCTCCTCTGCAGAAGAGGACACAGGATGTAAGGAGGTGTGGACTTTACTATCACATACACTACACTGTCTGTAGTAatattcattcacaaaaaacatgcacagggATTCCGCATCTTTGCGTCCAGACGACAAAAAACCCCGCTGCTCTCCGCGTCACTTCGCCGCTTCGTAACAACAGAAGCCTCGTTTTTGGCCTGAATAACGGTTTGTagacaaaaaaggaaataaaaaagaaaaatgtttaaaatcttGACGGAAAGAGCGGAAAAGTGCGCACATACCTGATTTGAGTGTTTACGTCTGAGCCATATAATCGACCTAAATACACCCCCCTCGCCAGCCAACGTTAGCATTAAGGTTACTGTACCTCGATTGTTCGCAGATCTCGGAGCAGAAAGGGTTAAGGAGAAAAATGATCTTTCATCCCTCAAAGCGTGAGTCGATCCATTTTCCCAAATATTTTCGCAGCACACGACATCGGACATCTAACGCGCGTGTCACCACGTCGGATTGTTTCGGTGCGAGCGTTTATAAGACGCGAAAGCTACACAGGGTTTTATTTCCCAGCTCCAGGGGTTTGGATAAGAAACGCAGccattttccattaaaaattAATAAGACGGTGAGCGCAGTCTGAGCATGCGCAGAGaggcttttctccttcccctcctGAACCAGTTTGACATCCAGACgctgttttcactttaaaatcCAGAAAACTGCTCGTTTGCGTCCATCAAGCGGCAATAATTCTGCAAAAAAACgtgctttattttttcatattgttgTCCTCATTGTCCTGAAATTGAGCCATGATCCAGTTGCACTGATCCCACTACTGATGAATAATAAACAAACGAAAGGCTCCTGAATAATTAAAACAGTCGGTATAAGTGCAGTTTCTACCAGATTTGCTAATGCAAACAGCTGGACACATCCAGTTTACTTCCTTAGcaacacattgttttattctTAAGGAAAGTAAAAACATCTTTCATCTGAGGATTTCTTCATAAAGACAATGGCTGTTATGTGGCTTTTACATACAACAGAGTATAatcagacttaaaaaaaaaaaaaagcaacattaaAGAAAATGTCTTACATTCAAAGacatattgtatttattattgtagATCTGTGATGTTTTGATGACACTGACGGTGAAAACGGCAtcacattttgatatttatGTTGGTataaaaatcactggaagatcAGGTGAAGCACAGAGGAAACTACGGGGGGGGATAACAAAACATACACTAAACTTAGGTTACTGAacttattattaaaaatatagaCTAAAATATTCTTCAACCAATCTGATGAAACAGTAGAGATGACAAGAGACTGCTGAGAGACGGAAACAACGAGCCTTGGCTTTTCCTCTACAACACTTTGTACCGGCCTTTGCTCGTTGGCTGGTAGGAGTTTTgctagagagagaaaaaggggaaaaaaggtcAATGAGCAACTTATTTTATTGATACTTCTATCAATACCACCATACACTTCCTGCTCTAAAATCTAGTGccagaaaacaatgtgaaacaGGTTCCTATTTAGCCTGATATCCACATGATATCCACTGTTAGTTATTGATTTCAAGAAGCAAAAGGTACTTACTAATCTGATGAGCTCTTCCTTGATTAACCGTGTAATCTCTGTTTTGGCTTTCTGCACAGCCAGTTCATTAGCACCtagaaaacaaatacaacattcatatacagtacatgcagtTCAATCAGACACCAGCAAACAGGGAAACTTCCAGACGTAAATAAAGGATGTTAAAAGAAAGAGTGTAAAAAATGTGTGGAATGTGTAAaattccaaaaagaaaaaaaaaaactggaaataatTTCGACACATACTCTCAATAGCCAGGTAGATCTTGCGTTCTCCCTCCTTGGGCTCTTTGCCTGGAGGAAAGTAGGTTCCTCTGATGGTGATAGCAGCTTCAGAGTATTCACCAATCCTCTGCAGAGCTTCTTTAGATGTCACCTTCCACCTGGCCGTCTGGGGAAGAACAGAATAAGGAacattttatatgatttttattAGATACTTTTCTATCTGGCAATGAAAAACCCAAAACCaaagatcaaaaataaaacaggaatcTGCTGAATATTTCATGACAATTCTGCACCGTGCGCTGCTGACCTGAGGGAAGTCATTGATCTCCAGCTCTTCTTCATATCTCTTGACGGTCTCTGCCTGTTCAGCTGCCTGccgctcctcctccagcttctccacAGGGGTGTAGTTCAGTTTGGCATTGATCTTCTCCGCCAGCTGCTCCGCGATGGTCTTGGCCGACACTGAGGGTGTCATGATGGTGCCACCCCGCAGGATGGCGTTTGTGGCCTGCTGCATCACATCCTGTGCATGAAGGGAAAGCCCGTTTGACTTTAGTTGGTATTTTTGGGAGGACACATAACACAAACTTATCAAACAATATGAAAAACCAAGaaagaaacatgacatgaaGGGCAGAAAATAACCAAAAGAGGCATTAGGTGAAGAGATTGTGcggaataaataaaaactggtggtctcttttatttatatttatggtCATCTGGACCATCAACCTGAGGACAGTGACCAAAGGTGGGACAATAATCAGAGTAactatacatatatatcttATATATTCCATCAGTTTGACGTACCTGAGCCTCAGCACCCAGGTTCTTCTGAGCGTTGATCTTGAGCGCCAGCCTCTTGGCCATCTCCAGTTTCTGGATGTTTCCAGCAGACGTGGGTCCGAGGCCTGGCAGCCCTCCGGGGGCAGCTGCTGTGGTGGCAACTGTTCCTGCTGGACCAGCGGCTGCACCGGGagcagacagatccttcacccTCTTCTTGGAGTTGAACATGCTCTCGATTTGCTCCTCAATCTGAGGAAGGGGAAAAGTAGAGGAGATGATTGAGATGGTTTGGACTGGTATTGATTAATGAGTAATGGTTATATAACTGTAAGTGGGAGGACAGCACACTTAATCTTTAAAATCATGCCGAGTGCTGCATTTTGTTCCATAAACATGCTGCTAATTTAATTAGACTGTGTCAAACATTTAGATCATGTAAACAACAATGAAATTTAAAGGCTACTCACGTCCAGGGCTCCGTCCTCATCGTCAGAGTCCTGCAGTCCAAGTGCAGCTTTctgcagtttctttctttcattggCAAGGGCATGTTCAGTCTCATCAAACTTGAAGCCTTTTCCTGAGAAGCCACTGCTGCTCTTAATGGTCTTACCCTCCTGTGTGgatgaagaaggagagaaaaaaggaaaatagggGGGCAAACTTCAATATCAAGGTGATGCTGTAGATTTAACACTTTCAAAAGCTGTACAAAAATATCTTTCTACACATATTTCTAGGTCACCTGCTGGGCCTACTTGCTAATTGAGACACCAACGATTGCCACAGATTAAACCCATTTAACTATGATTCATTTCAAGTAGTGTTATTATCATTCTTAGCAGATATTCTAATACAAAGTACgtgataaatgaataaagagtGAAATATAAAACAGGTCACTAGTCCTGTGTAACTGTAAAGAAAGTGTTGAAATTCTTCCAACAGGTCTCCAGAATGATGATGCATAAATTCTGGGTAATGATGTCCATTAAAATTTTAGGTATTCAAACTGTGTTCTGCATAGCATTGCTTTGAGACTGCATTTAGCTTTGATGTGCACACACTTTTAACTGTTTCAGATTCCCCTTTCCCTCATCTTACCGCTTTCTGCTGGTCTTTGAAGGAGGCCCagagctgctccagctctgGCGGGACAGGAGAACCTGACAGCTCCAATGCTTTGATGATATCGCCAGCATAGCGAACCTGATCCTCTGTGATGAAGGTGTAGGCGTAGCCctgaaagaaggaaaacaatgtAGAGAAAAGCAGACGTACAAGGATTTAAACTCTATCTTGGATGCTGCAGAACCAGAGAATAAACTCTTTTATATTCCAtgcattcttcttccttttaaAAACCTGGTGCCTTCATTACCAACAATGCCAAAATCTTCCCTTTCCTAAGGTGTAGGAGAATCTATGGTGGCCCCCAGGTAACATAAAAAAGCAAGAGGCCCTCTCTAGAGCCAGtatttggtttgtctgttcGGGACTATTcctaaatattattttatattcctAAACCCTGCCTTTAAGTGACTAACCTTGTTGCCTGCTCGGCCTGTGCGTCCAGCCCTGTGGACGTAGTCCTCGTAGTGGTTGGGACAGCTGTAGTTGACCACCAGGATCAGCTGCTTGACGTCCAGGCCTCTGGCTGCCACAGAGGTGGCCACCATCAGACGACAAGCTCCATTCTTGAAGTCATTGATGATGCTGTCTCTGTCGTACTGGTCAATTCCTAAGAGGAGCATGAGAAAGGAATATATGAAGGACCACAATGCCAAACATACCCATAACCATATCCAGAAAGCAGTCAACAGCCAACTCCTTAAGGTTATCCAACCGAGCTGAGGAAGATCAGAAATCAACTGTCTCTGATGCAGCTGTTGCTCTAGCAAGAGTCAAGTTGCCTTAACCAGATTACTCTCAATTTCTTTCATGTTGACATTTCTGGTGAGTTTACCGTCATAAATTTGGAATTTTGGATTACTACAGGAAACTGCTCATTAAACCTGTAAAAATATCAGTGTTTCACCTCGTCGTAATCAGTGCCTTACCTCCATGCAGTGACATGCACGGGTATGAGGCTTTCATCAGGTCTTTCAGCAGTCCGTCAGCATGCTCCTGTTTGTCCACAAAGATGATGACGGAACCCTTCTCCTGGTAGTGACCCAGAATCTCCAACAGCTTCAGGAACTTCTTATCCTCATCAATCACCAGCTacagaaacaaatacaaagagaaaaggagagaggaagggtcAGCGAGAGGTGAAGGGTCTGATGGGTTACCAatatgaatttgaaaaaaaaggacaataacaaaaactgaactaGAATATTGGTAAGCCAGCACCAGCGTCTGTCTAGGTTCTGGACAAAGACCCAacagctgtgttaaaaaaaagtttagaatGAGGGAGAGGTGAAAAATAGATAATTTACCACGTGTTGTTCCACATCGGAGCAGACGACACTGCGGCCTCCCACCTGGACCTCAATAGGCTTAGACAGGATCCTACGAGCCAGAGCCTCCATGGCTCTGGGGAACGTGGCCGAAAACATGACTGTTTGACGGTCTGGGCGCACGTTGTCCACGATACGCATCACctggcagagaaaacagatgagACATGGAGGTTAGTGAATTCTGTCCATTCATTCTTatttttgagttgttttttcatcttatgtttctttgttttacacaGTAGCATAAAATACAAGACAACTGTTAATACTGTTCTTCACAGCAAAAAACACTTTTGAAACaggttctgttttctttctgggGGCATCAAACATACAAAGTTGACAACTGCAGcattagacaaaaaaaattatgagaAACCATGTagtcaaaatataaatatgggTAACACCTACCTGCGGCTCAAAGCCCATGTCAAACATCCTGTCTGCTTCATCCAACACCACATATGTAACTCTGCGCAGGTTGGTGACTCGACCTATACACCACAGGAGACGAGCACAGGGAAAACAGTTAACTTCAAGAAAAGTCAGTCCCCATACACATCCTGCCTTCTTCAGAACACAAGAAACTAAtctaacaaacacagaaaacctgCAGGAACTACTTGACAATAAAACAAGGCATCCTAAATTCAGCACATTCTTCAGTGGTCTAGTTTCAAGTGGCCagggttttattttatatgtattaaaaaaattttttttttggggttgTCTCTGGTCTTGCGTACCATCTCAGGGGCATGAGGGACCTGTAAAAGTCAGAAAACAGCTTCAAGATACACTACAAGAGATGGAGCCCCATCAAGCATTATCTGACCAAGCGCCTTTTCACCTACAAGGGAAACATATTACAGATTACCTCGCATGTGtggaaaccacaaaaaaaaaaaacttataatAACTGCTCAAAACAGGTTTACATAAAGCACAATTCAAGTCAGCAAATGTAAGAAATACTATTTtctaaaaacatttatatatttatataaatgcaCTGTGCTGCACAGGGCTCTACAATGATAGTTATTCTCAGAAGACACAAGGActccaaatgaaaaataaacaggcaGGCAGATTATTTTTTCTATGGATGCATGAAAATCTTTTTAGGTTTTCCTTAATGTCAAGTTTG
This genomic stretch from Toxotes jaculatrix isolate fToxJac2 chromosome 12, fToxJac2.pri, whole genome shotgun sequence harbors:
- the ddx46 gene encoding probable ATP-dependent RNA helicase DDX46, giving the protein MGRESRHYRKRSASRGRSGSRSKSRSPDKRSKKDDRDRDRDRSRRERSRSRDRRRSRSRDRKRARRSRSRDRRRSRSRERRRSGSRSRARRSRSGSPSKSRKTDEKSRSKERDNLDPVSDKKKVKEEKEDEKVEDQDFDQNKLEEEMRKRKERVEKWREEQRKKAIENIGEIKKELEEMKQGKKWSLEDDDDDDEDSSAPMEGDDDEDGEGKGERKEKEVKQEKKEEGEKEKETPMEQQVEEDDVDPLDAYMEEVKQEVKKFNMGAMKGNDKKGAMTVTKVVTVVKTKKGPHTHKKKGELMENDQDAMEYSSEEEEVDLQTALTGFQTKQRKILEPVDHGKIQYESYRKNFYVEVPELAKMTPEEVNAYRLDLEGITVKGKGCPKPIKTWVQCGVSMKILNALKKHSYEKPTPIQAQAIPAIMSGRDLIGIAKTGSGKTIAFLLPMFRHIMDQRPLEESEGPISVIMTPTRELALQITKECKKFSKPLGLRVVCVYGGTGISEQIAELKRGAEIIVCTPGRMIDMLGANSGRVTNLRRVTYVVLDEADRMFDMGFEPQVMRIVDNVRPDRQTVMFSATFPRAMEALARRILSKPIEVQVGGRSVVCSDVEQHVLVIDEDKKFLKLLEILGHYQEKGSVIIFVDKQEHADGLLKDLMKASYPCMSLHGGIDQYDRDSIINDFKNGACRLMVATSVAARGLDVKQLILVVNYSCPNHYEDYVHRAGRTGRAGNKGYAYTFITEDQVRYAGDIIKALELSGSPVPPELEQLWASFKDQQKAEGKTIKSSSGFSGKGFKFDETEHALANERKKLQKAALGLQDSDDEDGALDIEEQIESMFNSKKRVKDLSAPGAAAGPAGTVATTAAAPGGLPGLGPTSAGNIQKLEMAKRLALKINAQKNLGAEAQDVMQQATNAILRGGTIMTPSVSAKTIAEQLAEKINAKLNYTPVEKLEEERQAAEQAETVKRYEEELEINDFPQTARWKVTSKEALQRIGEYSEAAITIRGTYFPPGKEPKEGERKIYLAIESANELAVQKAKTEITRLIKEELIRLQNSYQPTSKGRYKVL
- the c12h5orf24 gene encoding UPF0461 protein C5orf24 homolog; the encoded protein is MMRQVTSSDFCMNSRPSCLAEDSHHPTSHFDLCTSQSNKFYPPPPPSSLQMTLTPMALPTQSHKPMVCQRQEVLGGDHRSPGKLPGIKSTDQAPDDPKKKNKAAGKTGRRGRPLGTTKLAGYRTSTGRPLGTTRAAGFKTSPGRPLGTTRAAGYKVSPGRPPGSIKGLSRLNKLAYGSNCSGAAFPYPLPHKEILCEPSCKEKTANE